Proteins from a genomic interval of Thermoanaerobaculia bacterium:
- a CDS encoding periplasmic heavy metal sensor encodes MRRNWLFLALLLSVGVNCGLLGMGIMRHRMLSVPSGMPSGGAPGDHRAPGDPGERPPGRQGARLADRLGLLGEERERFLGLQRQLAERVHAGRRRIDDGRRELRRELTSTDLDRGRVEELLAGIGSEQNALDRALVENVLAARELLDGDAEREYLHFVERFGGAFAGGRPPGPPGFEAPAGGPRPRFGDRRMRRQGGPPGQENSDDGDRRGAPDGPP; translated from the coding sequence GTGAGGCGCAACTGGCTCTTTCTCGCGCTCTTGCTCTCGGTGGGCGTCAACTGCGGCCTCCTCGGCATGGGCATCATGCGGCATCGCATGCTCTCCGTTCCCTCTGGAATGCCCTCCGGCGGCGCTCCCGGAGATCACCGCGCTCCCGGCGATCCCGGCGAACGTCCCCCCGGCCGCCAGGGCGCCCGCCTCGCCGATCGCCTCGGACTCCTTGGGGAGGAGCGCGAGCGCTTCCTCGGGCTGCAGCGCCAGCTCGCCGAGCGGGTGCACGCGGGCCGGCGCCGCATCGACGACGGGCGCCGCGAGCTGCGCCGCGAGCTGACTTCAACCGACCTCGATCGCGGCCGGGTCGAAGAGCTGCTGGCCGGAATCGGCAGCGAGCAGAACGCCCTTGACCGGGCTCTGGTCGAGAACGTCCTCGCGGCCCGCGAGCTCCTCGACGGTGACGCCGAGCGCGAATATCTGCACTTCGTCGAGCGCTTCGGCGGCGCCTTCGCCGGCGGGCGCCCCCCGGGGCCCCCTGGTTTCGAGGCTCCTGCCGGCGGACCGCGGCCCCGCTTCGGCGACCGCCGGATGCGCCGGCAGGGTGGTCCACCCGGACAGGAGAATTCAGACGATGGCGATCGCCGGGGTGCTCCCGACGGTCCCCCGTAA
- a CDS encoding aspartate kinase produces the protein MSWRVLKFGGTSVGSPEALQAACGIVRRAAAETRVLVVVSALAGVTSGIARQLETALARDPSWRDPFRALRARHREQLQAVARGRPAVAAADALDRGLERLRDLLRAVELLGEATPRTRARVMAAGERLSAPIFAAALAADGEAAAPLDGTEALVARGPYDEAFPDVGASRPKLAARLATLGDVLPVVTGFFGADAAGDVRLFGRGGSDTSATAIGAAIGAARVEIWTDVDGVATADPRRDPAAELLPRLSYDEAFRLARDGAKVLHWKAVAPARAAEVPIVVRNTFRPEAAGTWIGPDAAGTSSGTTIGGLGRTGGESALLC, from the coding sequence GTGAGCTGGCGGGTGCTCAAGTTCGGTGGCACCTCGGTCGGCTCGCCCGAGGCCCTGCAGGCGGCGTGCGGGATCGTGCGCCGCGCGGCGGCGGAGACGCGCGTGCTCGTCGTGGTCTCGGCGCTCGCCGGCGTCACTTCGGGAATCGCGCGTCAGCTCGAGACGGCGCTGGCGCGTGACCCCTCCTGGCGCGACCCGTTTCGCGCCCTGCGCGCGCGCCATCGCGAGCAGCTTCAGGCGGTGGCACGCGGCCGGCCGGCGGTGGCGGCGGCCGATGCGCTCGATCGCGGACTCGAGCGCCTGCGCGATCTGCTGCGGGCGGTGGAGCTCCTGGGCGAGGCGACCCCGCGCACCCGCGCCCGGGTGATGGCGGCAGGGGAGCGACTCTCGGCGCCGATCTTCGCGGCGGCGCTGGCGGCGGATGGCGAGGCCGCGGCGCCGCTCGACGGAACCGAGGCGCTGGTCGCGAGGGGTCCGTACGACGAGGCCTTCCCTGACGTCGGCGCCAGCCGGCCGAAGCTGGCGGCGCGCCTGGCGACTTTGGGAGATGTCCTGCCGGTCGTGACCGGGTTTTTCGGCGCCGACGCGGCGGGCGACGTGCGGCTCTTCGGGCGCGGTGGCTCCGACACCTCGGCGACGGCGATCGGGGCGGCGATCGGCGCGGCCAGAGTCGAGATCTGGACCGACGTCGACGGCGTCGCGACCGCCGATCCGCGGCGCGATCCGGCGGCCGAGCTCCTGCCGCGGCTCTCCTACGACGAAGCCTTTCGCCTCGCCCGAGATGGAGCCAAGGTGCTGCACTGGAAGGCGGTGGCGCCGGCCCGCGCCGCCGAAGTCCCGATCGTCGTCCGCAACACCTTCCGTCCCGAAGCGGCTGGCACCTGGATCGGCCCCGATGCGGCTGGCACCTCGTCCGGCACAACGATCGGAGGGCTCGGGAGAACGGGGGGTGAATCCGCTCTGCTATGCTGA
- a CDS encoding DNA alkylation repair protein has translation MTVTEVLALLHAERDERGMTHWEKLGSRTAGMKSYGIGLSRLRKLAKKIGRDRELAKALWRSDAYDARVIALLVDDPARITREQAEEQVEELAGGMLAHVFASCDATLAKSPFAVELADQWVRSEDPVRRDCGYGLLYEASKLTGKKAPTEAFFLAHVERISMRIATEPESVRLAMGAALMGIGKRSAVLNAAALAVARAVGPIEFSSASGDCEPFDVVKHLTSDRLKEKLGV, from the coding sequence ATGACCGTTACCGAAGTCCTCGCGCTGCTCCACGCCGAACGAGACGAACGGGGCATGACGCACTGGGAGAAGCTGGGCTCGAGAACCGCGGGGATGAAGAGCTACGGCATCGGGCTCTCCCGGCTGCGCAAGCTGGCCAAGAAGATCGGACGCGATCGCGAGCTCGCGAAGGCGCTCTGGAGATCCGACGCCTACGACGCCAGGGTGATCGCGCTTCTGGTCGACGATCCCGCGCGCATCACACGGGAGCAGGCCGAGGAACAGGTCGAAGAGCTGGCCGGCGGCATGCTGGCGCACGTGTTCGCTTCGTGCGACGCGACGCTCGCGAAGTCGCCGTTCGCCGTCGAACTGGCCGACCAGTGGGTTCGGAGCGAAGACCCCGTGCGTCGCGATTGCGGCTATGGGCTGCTCTACGAGGCGTCCAAGCTCACCGGCAAGAAGGCGCCGACCGAGGCGTTCTTCCTCGCCCATGTCGAGCGCATCTCGATGCGGATCGCGACCGAACCGGAGAGTGTCCGCCTGGCTATGGGAGCGGCGCTGATGGGGATCGGCAAGCGGAGTGCCGTGTTGAACGCGGCGGCGCTTGCGGTCGCGCGCGCCGTGGGCCCGATCGAGTTCAGCTCCGCGAGCGGCGACTGCGAGCCGTTCGACGTTGTCAAGCATCTGACCAGCGACCGGCTCAAAGAGAAGCTGGGGGTGTAG
- a CDS encoding RNA polymerase sigma factor: MAAKIPPAGAGDADWNLLALVAGGDSDAFTTLVEHHQDRLVGLCTRWLGDREEARDAAQEVFLKVYRHAAKALPRGQFFTWLYRIAINHCLNQLRRRKIARFFSLQGMSAGRGARATGDAGGSEVAYDPPGVGPDAEAELLARERWRETRRRLEQLPENQRVVVMLARFEGLSGREIAETLGITEGAVESRLVRAMRRLTPQEEPARRVPVKEGGVG, encoded by the coding sequence GTGGCGGCGAAGATTCCCCCGGCGGGAGCAGGAGACGCGGACTGGAACCTCCTGGCGCTCGTCGCCGGCGGGGACTCTGATGCCTTCACGACGCTCGTCGAACACCATCAGGATCGTCTCGTGGGCCTGTGTACGCGTTGGCTCGGAGACCGCGAAGAGGCCCGCGATGCGGCGCAGGAGGTCTTTCTCAAGGTCTACCGCCACGCCGCGAAGGCTCTGCCGCGCGGCCAGTTCTTCACCTGGCTCTACCGCATCGCCATCAACCATTGCCTGAACCAGCTCCGCCGGCGCAAGATCGCCCGCTTCTTCTCGTTGCAGGGGATGAGCGCCGGCCGGGGCGCCCGGGCGACCGGGGACGCCGGGGGGAGCGAGGTCGCATACGATCCGCCCGGCGTCGGGCCGGACGCCGAGGCCGAGCTGCTGGCGCGCGAGCGCTGGCGCGAAACGCGGCGACGCCTCGAGCAGCTGCCGGAGAACCAGCGAGTCGTCGTCATGCTGGCCCGGTTCGAAGGGCTTTCTGGGCGCGAGATCGCCGAGACGCTCGGCATCACGGAGGGGGCGGTCGAGAGCCGTCTGGTGCGGGCGATGCGGCGGCTCACGCCGCAGGAAGAGCCGGCAAGGCGGGTTCCAGTGAAGGAAGGGGGAGTCGGATGA
- a CDS encoding O-acetylhomoserine aminocarboxypropyltransferase/cysteine synthase, with translation MSAATTNSPKTSTSPKGPSHPAHHFDTLQVHAGQEPAPGTNARAVPIYQTTSYTFADSAHGARLFALQEFGNIYTRIMNPTTDVFEKRIAALEGGAAAVAVASGQAAQFLALTTIAGAGDNIVATSFLYGGTYNQLKVALPRLGIETKFIDGDDPEAFRRAIDGRTKALYVETIGNPRFNIPDFEALAAVAREAGIPLVVDNTFGAAGYLFRPIDHGADIVVASATKWIGGHGTSIGGVIVDAGTFDWGNGRFPAFTEPAPGYHGLNFWEVFGAGGPFGNIAFAIRARVEGLRDLGPALSPFNSFLFLQGLETLSLRVQRHVDNALGLAQWLEAHPAVEWVSYPGLPSHPYHERARRYLTHGFGGVLAFGIRGGLEAGRRFIDSVKLASHLANVGDAKTLVIHPASTTHQQLSAAEQASAGVSPELVRVSVGIEHLGDIQNDFEQAFARALAPVPATPSTPPESVEVSA, from the coding sequence ATGAGCGCAGCGACCACGAACAGCCCGAAGACGAGCACCTCGCCGAAAGGCCCGTCCCACCCCGCGCACCATTTCGACACCCTGCAGGTGCACGCCGGACAGGAGCCGGCGCCGGGCACCAACGCCCGCGCCGTGCCGATCTACCAGACGACCTCCTACACCTTCGCCGATTCGGCGCACGGCGCGCGGCTCTTCGCGCTGCAGGAGTTCGGCAACATCTACACCCGGATCATGAATCCGACCACCGACGTCTTCGAGAAGCGCATCGCCGCACTCGAAGGCGGCGCCGCTGCGGTGGCCGTCGCCTCCGGTCAGGCGGCGCAGTTCCTGGCGCTCACGACGATCGCCGGCGCCGGCGACAACATCGTCGCCACGAGCTTTCTCTACGGCGGCACCTACAACCAGCTGAAGGTCGCCCTCCCGCGGCTCGGCATCGAGACGAAGTTCATCGACGGCGACGATCCGGAGGCGTTCCGGCGCGCCATCGACGGCCGCACGAAGGCGCTCTACGTCGAGACCATCGGCAACCCGCGCTTCAACATCCCCGACTTCGAGGCCCTGGCGGCGGTGGCGCGCGAGGCCGGCATCCCGCTCGTCGTGGACAACACCTTCGGCGCCGCGGGCTACCTCTTCCGGCCGATCGACCACGGCGCCGACATCGTCGTCGCGTCGGCGACCAAATGGATCGGCGGCCACGGTACGTCGATCGGCGGTGTGATCGTCGACGCCGGCACGTTCGACTGGGGAAACGGCAGGTTTCCGGCCTTCACGGAGCCGGCACCCGGCTACCATGGGCTCAACTTCTGGGAGGTCTTCGGCGCCGGCGGTCCGTTCGGCAACATCGCCTTCGCGATCCGCGCCCGCGTCGAAGGTCTGCGCGACCTCGGGCCGGCGCTCTCGCCGTTCAACTCGTTCCTCTTCCTGCAGGGCCTGGAGACGCTCTCGCTGCGTGTGCAGCGTCACGTCGACAACGCCCTCGGCCTCGCGCAGTGGCTCGAGGCCCATCCGGCGGTCGAGTGGGTGAGCTATCCCGGCCTCCCGTCGCACCCCTACCACGAACGTGCTCGGCGCTATCTCACGCACGGCTTCGGCGGCGTGCTCGCTTTCGGCATCCGCGGGGGACTCGAGGCGGGGAGGAGGTTCATCGACTCGGTGAAGCTCGCGAGCCACCTCGCGAACGTCGGCGACGCCAAGACCCTGGTCATCCACCCGGCCTCGACGACCCATCAGCAGCTCTCGGCCGCCGAGCAGGCGAGCGCCGGCGTCTCGCCGGAGCTCGTCCGGGTCTCGGTCGGCATCGAGCATCTGGGCGACATTCAGAACGACTTCGAGCAGGCGTTCGCGCGGGCGCTCGCGCCGGTCCCTGCGACCCCTTCCACCCCGCCAGAATCGGTGGAGGTCTCCGCATGA
- a CDS encoding RNA polymerase subunit sigma-70 has product MNEKTTPNETDETAALGGAVRSGDATAFTALVERRRRELLVHCYRMLGSLSDAEDAVQETFLRAWRYRESVKEGLPLRPWLYRIATNACLDAIARDPRRTALAASSEVGASGAGPLADIAWLQPFPDALLEPLDPIAPRDSEPEALALTRETIEIAFLTVIQRLPPLQRATLILRDVLGWSAKESADLLELSVAAANSALQRARATLRKELPPRRPAWPAGVDAGDGERELVRRYVEAAERPDVSMLVSLIREDALFRMPPDPDVGVVAGRDAILRMFVDAGFGTEAFGRLRCVTTRANGLPAVAAFVRRAGDPAWNALAMDVLRIEEGAIAEILTFGPDLFAAFGLPPTLEAEDESEQVAAT; this is encoded by the coding sequence ATGAACGAAAAGACGACCCCGAACGAGACGGACGAAACCGCGGCGCTGGGGGGCGCCGTCCGCAGCGGCGACGCCACGGCCTTCACGGCGCTCGTCGAGCGCCGCCGCCGCGAGCTGCTCGTCCATTGCTATCGGATGCTCGGCTCTCTCTCTGACGCCGAGGACGCGGTGCAGGAGACGTTCCTGCGCGCCTGGCGTTATCGGGAGAGCGTCAAGGAGGGCCTGCCGCTCCGCCCCTGGCTCTACCGGATCGCCACGAACGCCTGCCTCGACGCGATCGCACGCGATCCCCGGAGAACCGCGCTGGCGGCCTCCTCCGAAGTCGGAGCTTCTGGCGCCGGCCCGCTTGCCGATATCGCCTGGCTCCAGCCGTTCCCGGACGCACTTCTCGAACCGCTCGATCCGATAGCGCCGCGCGACTCGGAGCCCGAAGCCCTCGCACTCACCCGCGAGACGATCGAGATCGCCTTCCTCACCGTGATCCAACGGCTCCCTCCGTTGCAACGGGCGACGCTGATCCTGCGCGACGTCCTCGGCTGGTCCGCGAAGGAGTCGGCCGATCTGCTCGAGCTCTCCGTCGCCGCCGCGAACAGCGCGCTGCAGCGGGCGCGCGCGACGCTGCGGAAGGAGCTCCCACCGCGCCGGCCGGCGTGGCCGGCCGGTGTCGACGCCGGGGACGGCGAGCGCGAGCTGGTGCGACGCTACGTCGAGGCCGCCGAGCGGCCCGACGTTTCGATGCTCGTCTCGCTGATCCGCGAGGACGCGCTGTTCCGGATGCCGCCGGATCCGGACGTGGGGGTCGTCGCCGGCCGCGACGCGATCCTCCGCATGTTCGTCGACGCCGGATTCGGCACGGAGGCGTTCGGGCGTCTGCGCTGCGTGACGACGCGCGCCAACGGACTGCCGGCGGTGGCGGCCTTCGTCCGGCGCGCCGGCGACCCCGCCTGGAACGCGCTGGCGATGGACGTGCTGCGGATCGAGGAGGGGGCGATCGCAGAGATCCTCACCTTCGGACCCGACCTCTTCGCCGCCTTCGGACTGCCGCCGACGCTCGAGGCCGAAGACGAGTCGGAACAGGTCGCTGCCACCTGA
- a CDS encoding protein kinase, which yields MAERRRGLSLGTRIFLVTGLLLVLALGVAIIVTSYLGNRIGLATATERILAGNSVQSVSQQQRYQQLSLLTQILTADPELKAYLLRAIDERDQLSLLDQLDERQADLGYDFALMVDPQGQLLVRTDQPDAPPVDLSARPLVRKVLADFEASGVWQEGNKIYEAVAVPLALSQNVFAYLVVGFAINDVRALEVKRITGTEVAYLTGTSTGVAVVASTLAPAQQDRLLAALRTRGDLLSRVTERGQAVDQVEIALEGGRWLALLAPLKDATGASAGASVALASLDKELVGYIRIRNILVGLGFATIAAALLISYLLSRRVFRPVRQLVEAATAARSGNYEVPMPTGGPGEVADLATAFNTLLVDLRERRDMAAYVSALSRSLPEPVARGEAPSKAERSRLTLLGVDLRRFASPRQSADPEALMQRLSRDLKRVLNAVEAHGGHLEAVFGHRAIASFSGAMQSDRALAAGAEILGAVSVPENAFEEPQPAAIAITAGEAVTGAVNFTDNAERTVIGLPLQQVEGLLREANPGDILMAPAVHAEVAEGLARTGIELSPQRGLLSTQAIFILGGEEATRIAGRSVAAAVTAVTHAADAAGPGGASFDTLSGVGPGTLLGSRFEILSTLGAGGMGVVFKARDRELDDLVALKMLKREVAGDGALVERLKSELKLARKITHPNILRTFDFGEIDGNPFISMEYVRGLTLRAMLERSGRLPYSAGLRLARQLTSGLAAAHAQAILHRDIKPENIILDSQGNAKLMDFGLARPVTRLTPGQTQAGFIVGTPHYLAPEQLEGKEPDQRADVYACGVVLFEVFTGRLPFGGDNLMEIISKHMREAPAAPHEFWPEIPPALERLLLRCLEKDPAARYADAAALVVELDKLTA from the coding sequence ATGGCTGAGCGACGCCGCGGGCTGTCGCTCGGGACGCGCATCTTTCTGGTGACCGGACTCTTGCTGGTGCTGGCGCTCGGAGTGGCGATCATCGTCACCTCCTACCTCGGCAACCGCATCGGCCTCGCCACCGCGACGGAGCGCATCCTGGCAGGGAACTCGGTGCAGTCCGTTTCGCAGCAGCAGCGCTACCAGCAGCTCTCGCTCCTGACGCAGATCCTGACCGCGGATCCCGAGCTCAAGGCCTATCTCCTGCGGGCGATCGACGAGCGCGACCAGCTCTCGCTGCTCGACCAGCTCGACGAGCGCCAGGCGGACCTCGGCTACGACTTCGCCCTCATGGTCGATCCCCAGGGGCAGCTCCTGGTGCGCACCGACCAGCCGGACGCGCCGCCGGTCGACCTCTCGGCCCGGCCGCTGGTCCGCAAGGTGCTGGCCGACTTCGAGGCGAGCGGCGTCTGGCAGGAGGGCAACAAGATCTACGAGGCGGTCGCCGTGCCGCTCGCGCTCAGTCAGAACGTCTTCGCCTATCTGGTGGTCGGTTTCGCCATCAACGACGTGCGGGCGCTCGAGGTCAAGCGGATCACCGGCACCGAAGTCGCCTACCTGACCGGTACCTCGACCGGAGTCGCCGTCGTCGCATCGACTTTGGCGCCGGCGCAGCAGGACCGGCTGCTCGCGGCGCTGCGCACCCGCGGCGACCTGCTGTCGCGGGTGACCGAGCGCGGCCAGGCCGTGGACCAGGTGGAGATCGCGCTCGAAGGCGGGCGTTGGCTGGCGCTCCTCGCGCCGCTCAAGGACGCGACCGGCGCCTCGGCGGGCGCCTCGGTGGCGCTCGCCTCGCTCGACAAGGAGCTGGTCGGCTACATCCGGATCCGCAACATCCTCGTGGGGCTCGGGTTCGCGACGATTGCCGCCGCGTTGCTCATCTCGTATCTGCTCTCGCGCCGTGTCTTCCGGCCGGTGCGCCAGCTGGTCGAGGCCGCGACCGCCGCGCGGTCGGGCAACTACGAGGTGCCGATGCCGACCGGCGGCCCGGGTGAGGTCGCGGACCTCGCGACCGCCTTCAACACCCTGCTCGTCGACCTCCGGGAGCGCCGTGACATGGCGGCCTACGTCTCGGCGCTGTCGCGCAGCCTTCCCGAGCCGGTGGCGCGCGGCGAGGCACCGTCGAAGGCGGAGCGCTCCCGCCTGACGCTCCTCGGCGTCGACCTGCGCCGTTTCGCCAGCCCGCGGCAAAGCGCCGACCCCGAGGCGCTCATGCAACGGCTGTCGCGCGATCTCAAGCGGGTTCTCAACGCCGTGGAGGCGCACGGTGGCCACCTCGAGGCGGTCTTCGGGCATCGGGCGATCGCGAGCTTCTCCGGCGCCATGCAGTCGGACCGCGCGTTGGCCGCGGGCGCCGAGATCCTCGGCGCGGTTTCGGTCCCCGAGAATGCGTTCGAAGAGCCACAACCGGCGGCGATCGCCATCACAGCGGGCGAGGCGGTGACCGGCGCCGTGAACTTCACCGACAATGCCGAGCGCACCGTGATCGGCCTGCCGTTGCAGCAGGTCGAGGGGCTGCTGCGCGAAGCGAATCCGGGCGACATCCTCATGGCGCCGGCGGTTCATGCGGAGGTCGCGGAAGGCCTGGCACGCACCGGCATCGAGCTCAGTCCGCAGCGTGGGCTGCTCTCGACCCAGGCGATCTTCATTCTCGGCGGCGAAGAGGCGACGCGGATTGCGGGCCGGTCGGTCGCCGCGGCGGTGACCGCGGTCACCCATGCCGCCGATGCGGCCGGACCCGGCGGAGCTTCGTTCGACACCCTCTCCGGGGTCGGCCCGGGCACGCTCCTCGGATCGCGCTTCGAGATTCTCTCGACGCTCGGCGCCGGCGGCATGGGTGTCGTCTTCAAGGCCCGCGATCGCGAGCTCGACGATCTGGTGGCGCTCAAGATGCTGAAGCGCGAGGTGGCCGGCGACGGCGCCCTGGTCGAGCGACTGAAGAGCGAGCTCAAGCTGGCGCGCAAGATCACCCATCCGAACATCCTGCGCACCTTCGATTTCGGCGAGATCGACGGCAACCCGTTCATCTCGATGGAGTACGTGCGCGGCCTGACGCTGCGCGCCATGCTGGAGCGCTCGGGCCGGCTGCCCTATTCGGCGGGGCTGCGGCTCGCCCGGCAGCTCACGTCGGGTCTCGCGGCGGCGCACGCGCAGGCGATCCTCCACCGCGACATCAAGCCCGAGAACATCATTCTCGACTCGCAGGGCAATGCCAAGCTGATGGACTTCGGCCTGGCGCGCCCGGTGACCCGCCTCACCCCCGGGCAGACCCAGGCCGGCTTCATCGTCGGGACGCCGCACTATCTCGCCCCGGAGCAGCTCGAGGGCAAGGAGCCCGACCAGCGCGCCGACGTCTACGCCTGCGGCGTGGTGCTGTTCGAAGTCTTCACCGGCCGCCTGCCGTTCGGCGGCGACAACCTCATGGAGATCATCTCCAAGCACATGCGCGAGGCGCCGGCCGCGCCGCACGAGTTCTGGCCGGAGATCCCGCCGGCGCTCGAACGGCTCCTGCTGCGGTGCCTGGAGAAGGATCCGGCGGCGCGCTACGCCGACGCCGCCGCGCTCGTGGTCGAGCTCGACAAGCTGACTGCCTGA
- a CDS encoding YciI family protein, with protein MRVMVIVKATKESEEANSPVDAEGAAAMFEAMGKYNEELIQAGILLTGDGLRPSKFGRRIHFSGTKRSVTDGPFAETRELVAGFWIWQVRSMDEAVEWAKRCPNPMPGPSDLEIRPFWEAEDFGPEIAAEVNAQREKLGKRS; from the coding sequence ATGCGAGTGATGGTGATCGTGAAGGCGACGAAGGAGTCCGAGGAAGCGAACAGCCCTGTCGATGCGGAAGGCGCCGCGGCGATGTTCGAGGCGATGGGGAAGTACAACGAGGAGTTGATCCAGGCGGGGATCCTGCTCACCGGAGACGGGCTTCGACCGAGCAAGTTCGGGAGGCGGATCCACTTCAGCGGCACGAAGCGGTCGGTGACCGACGGCCCCTTCGCCGAGACCCGGGAGCTCGTGGCCGGGTTCTGGATCTGGCAGGTGCGCTCGATGGATGAGGCAGTCGAGTGGGCGAAGCGCTGCCCGAACCCGATGCCGGGGCCGAGCGACCTGGAGATCCGGCCCTTCTGGGAGGCCGAGGACTTCGGGCCCGAGATCGCCGCAGAGGTCAACGCCCAGCGCGAGAAGCTCGGCAAGCGGAGCTGA
- a CDS encoding 5-carboxymethyl-2-hydroxymuconate Delta-isomerase: protein MPHCILEYSGNALDEPDWAATLTALHEVLAATGLFVLDDIKSRVVRHDDFRVGEGRGDRAFVALEIQILSGRPDEVKGGICDAALQVLVRAFPRTVERLTTSVTVQISDIHRPSYRREIRSRG, encoded by the coding sequence ATGCCTCATTGCATCCTCGAATACTCCGGCAACGCGCTCGACGAGCCCGATTGGGCAGCGACTCTGACGGCCCTTCACGAGGTGCTGGCGGCGACGGGCCTTTTCGTCCTCGACGACATCAAGAGCCGGGTCGTAAGACACGACGACTTCCGGGTGGGGGAGGGTCGAGGCGATCGCGCTTTCGTGGCGCTGGAGATCCAGATTCTCTCCGGCCGGCCGGACGAGGTGAAGGGGGGGATCTGCGATGCCGCGCTGCAGGTGCTCGTCCGCGCCTTTCCCCGAACGGTGGAGCGCCTGACCACCAGCGTCACGGTGCAGATCAGCGACATCCATCGACCGAGCTATCGCCGCGAGATCCGCTCCCGGGGCTGA
- the metX gene encoding homoserine O-acetyltransferase: MSFHLHISPETRFLRLPGSFVLDSGERLRGVEIAYRTWGTLSAARDNAVVVCHALTGSADVDRWWAGLLGGGRALDPEVDFVIAANLLGSCYGTTGPLSPRAGAGPRSPDGSRWAGDFPAITVRDQVRLQQRLLDALAVARVRLVVGGSLGGMQALEWGVLDRGRVESLAVLSAPARHGPWGIALSELARRALTLDPKFRGGHYPEDDPPTSGLALARAIAMTSYRSRPGFEQRFGRDRRDGSFEVARYLEHQGRRLVERFDANSYLALLGAMDSHDLARDRGSSDTVLRGLDLPVLVLGSSTDVLYPVEEQLELATLLPAAEYVELASAHGHDAFLIEQEAVNRIVLEWRRCQHAARGLPPARQGQQPTARAQAPIAAAGGAG; the protein is encoded by the coding sequence ATGAGCTTCCACCTGCACATCTCTCCGGAGACGCGCTTCCTGCGTCTCCCGGGGAGCTTCGTCCTCGACTCCGGCGAGCGCCTGCGCGGCGTCGAGATCGCCTATCGCACCTGGGGCACGCTCTCGGCCGCGCGCGACAACGCGGTCGTCGTCTGCCACGCGCTCACCGGCTCGGCCGACGTCGACCGCTGGTGGGCGGGGCTCCTCGGCGGCGGCCGGGCGCTCGATCCCGAGGTCGACTTCGTCATCGCGGCCAATCTTCTCGGCAGCTGCTACGGCACGACCGGACCGCTCTCGCCGCGGGCCGGCGCCGGTCCGCGATCCCCGGACGGTTCCCGCTGGGCGGGCGACTTTCCGGCGATCACGGTGCGCGATCAGGTGCGTCTGCAGCAGAGACTCCTCGACGCTCTCGCCGTCGCGCGCGTGCGGCTCGTCGTCGGCGGCTCGCTCGGCGGCATGCAGGCGCTCGAGTGGGGAGTTCTCGATCGGGGACGGGTCGAGTCGCTCGCGGTGCTCTCGGCGCCGGCACGACACGGTCCCTGGGGAATCGCTCTCTCCGAGCTCGCGCGGCGGGCGCTCACGCTCGATCCGAAGTTCCGTGGCGGGCACTATCCGGAAGACGATCCGCCGACTTCCGGCCTGGCTCTCGCCCGGGCCATCGCGATGACGAGTTATCGCAGCCGCCCCGGCTTCGAGCAGCGCTTCGGTCGCGACCGCCGCGACGGCAGTTTCGAAGTGGCGCGTTATCTCGAGCACCAGGGACGCAGGCTCGTCGAACGCTTCGACGCCAACAGCTATCTCGCTCTTCTCGGAGCGATGGACAGCCACGACCTGGCGCGCGACCGGGGGAGTTCCGATACCGTGCTGCGCGGGCTCGACCTGCCGGTCCTCGTGCTGGGGAGCTCGACCGACGTGCTCTATCCGGTGGAGGAGCAGCTGGAGCTCGCGACGCTCCTGCCGGCGGCCGAATACGTCGAGCTCGCGAGCGCGCACGGGCACGACGCCTTCCTGATCGAGCAGGAGGCGGTGAACCGGATCGTGTTGGAGTGGCGCCGCTGCCAGCACGCCGCCCGGGGCCTGCCGCCGGCTCGTCAGGGGCAGCAGCCGACGGCGCGCGCCCAGGCGCCGATCGCCGCGGCGGGAGGTGCCGGGTGA
- a CDS encoding DUF2200 domain-containing protein: protein MKLDRVFAIRFGSVYPHYVQKAEKKDRTKEELDQVLRWLTGYSQKQLEEQIERGASLEIFFAEAPALHPNSSLIRGVVCGIRVEDIEDPLMRKIRYMDKLVDELAKGKAMEKILRTTGVGESATKEVTTP, encoded by the coding sequence ATGAAGCTGGACCGGGTCTTCGCAATCAGGTTCGGCAGCGTCTACCCGCACTACGTTCAGAAGGCGGAGAAGAAGGACCGGACGAAGGAGGAGCTCGATCAGGTCCTCCGGTGGCTGACCGGCTACAGCCAGAAGCAGCTCGAAGAGCAGATCGAGCGCGGCGCAAGCCTCGAGATCTTCTTCGCCGAGGCTCCGGCCTTGCACCCGAACAGCTCGCTCATCCGCGGCGTCGTCTGCGGCATCCGCGTGGAGGATATCGAGGATCCCCTGATGCGGAAGATCCGCTACATGGACAAGCTGGTCGACGAGCTCGCCAAGGGAAAGGCGATGGAGAAGATCCTGCGGACGACCGGCGTGGGAGAGAGCGCGACGAAGGAGGTCACGACCCCATGA